The sequence AGACGTCTAAATTCCCCCACATGACAGCGGTCTGTCTTAGATGGTTTGACAATTGACACCTAATGACCCAACGGACGATTACTCAAAACTTCAGCAAAAGCGATCGATGACATTTCAAAGTTCGTCATCGCTCTTTTAAAGTCGTATCAGCACTACTGCTACCACTCATCAATGATTATTAACCTTAAGTTTAGATTGTACATTTCACGTGACGAATGACGATGATGTACCTCCCGGATCCCATTTCCTATTTCTCGGCACGACATAATCAGCCGCGGAGCGCGGTTCGTGGACCCAACAGCAGGCAACATGGCGGACCGCTCGAGCACGGATAAGTAACTTGGCAGTCCGCACTCGTCGACGACGGCGATTGCTATTGCTTTCGACTCTCGCCACTCTCCGGCCTCGGCTAATCAATTCCGGCGGCCTATCGGCGGCAACTCGTGAACCGCATACCGGGAGCAGCACAGCGGCGATGGTGGGGTTGACGGTGCTGACGGCTGTGGGTGCGGTTGCGGGTTGTGGGAGGGGGTGAGGTCCAGAGCTCCCAGTGCTTTATTAAAGATTATTTATGTGTCGTCGTTCCCGTCCCGTCCGTTTGTCCGTCCGTGCGTGCGTGTGCTTGTGCGTTCTTCGCTCCGAGTGAAAACACAACAATAACAAACGAGACGTCGTGTACTCGCTGTTCTCGAGTGCCGAACAGGCTACTCGATCGCGTTTTATGATGGCTCCGCGAACGAAAATCTACGTACACGGGCCAACATCGACCGCGGTGGATCTGCGCTGATAACGCCGCCGAGTGCGTGTatcgtgtgagtgtgtgtgtttgtTGCGTATTACGGTCCGGATCCGCGGATCGAAAATGGAAGAGACCAAAGTTATCTATCACATCGATGACGAGGACACGCCGTACCTCGTCAAGTTGCCGATTGCGGCTGACAAGGTTACGTTGGCCGATTTCAAAAATGTCCTCAATCGTCCCAACTACAAGTTTTTCTTCAAGTCTATGGACGACGACTTTGGGTCAGTGATAAGGACCAACTGTGTTATTATTTTGCTAGTCGTTTTTTGAGTGCTGACGGCaacaattgtttaatattgtattatatatttatatcgctACTCTATATTTCACAATTTCTCCGTCATTATAATTCATTGTTGATATACCCACCCCACGGACTAGTTGCCAATACTCTGTCAACAATTGTACTCCGTATCTTGACTTAGgtgaagttatatttatattttctagtaTTTGAACAACTGACAACTGTACCAACCACAACAGTCCGTCGACGACTAGGATTAGGAGGGTCCCATTCctaatttgttttatgaaaaaatcttacatttttttttttacttaggttCTCTAACCTTATCACCAAAACTGGGCACAAACTAGTTAGAAAGTtacttttaaagtaaaaattcttACTAGTGCTTATTAAATcagttagttttaattaaaaaaaactttaatttagcaaattagttttatagcttaaaataatctaatctaACACgttgaaatcaaaaaaaatctagttttttttttattacaaaaatattaatgctccataaaatgtaaaactactGAGTGCCAActggataataattaataactagggctcggattttaaagGAAAtgcttctttttatatattaaagatagaaatctaattattacacataaattCGTTTCACGTCAATCTGATTTcaaataaacgaatttattttgactttttttggcTTTTTTTGCTGTTTTCAGTTTTTCTAACTGTGGAATTTTGATATGTCTGttatgctataaaaataaacattaataatatactgtgtGGCGTTTCATCAAACGAAATTAACTATCATGGGTTTGATTTAAACAAAACCTCTTGCAACCTAACCGATTACTTCAGTCGATGTAGAGCGTTCgttttctatatataaaaacatcctCTCAGATAATAGAGTCAGTTTCACTTCTGAAAATCTTGTCTAGTACATGATAGTAAAttccttttttaatttaaattaaattaaattattttttttcagttttataaattataactaattattcatgttaatttttagtcatgcttttttttgcttttttaaagaataaatatgcttcatttttgcttttttaaaacaattttgtgctttttttgttatttattatgctttaaaatccgagccctattaataactaatatatacatagtacttTATGATAATAGATTGATacgtttcttataatattattttctatcaatCACTTATATTGTAATGCATGGTTTAAACcacagctatatattatatatattgatgtttaaaatatttagttattacctaaatattactataatgaagtaaaaaaaataactttttttcaataaaataactttgaaCTTTATCAACTTCTAttctaacttaaattattatttttaccaactaACTTCTAAGCAAGTTACTaagttagatatttaaaaaaaaaaaataataaataaatttatattctaatttagTTTTTACGTTATCATAACTatccatttgaaaaaaattagtttgcCCAATTTTGCTTATCGAAAGTAATTAAGTAGTActgagttatataaaatatcatatagagCTTTAGCTGTTGAGATGTAATTGCAGTCTtgttaagaatatttttcaaatgtattcagaatatatatttaaaatacgtattcaAATACACCcttttaaaagtatttgtatttatattcaaatactttataaaagtattcaaaatacttaaacaaatatttcttttttagttcaataaattgtatattaatatatttatttttattaataattaatattatttgtaaatagataggtatttaaacttatttctaaatatttgagttaataaatataatacttaaattattaaagtttaataggTATAAGATATTAGATAAGTACTTATACAGTATTTGTCACTAAGccgtaactaaaaaaaatgtctggGTGATCcggcattttttaaatattagtaattgaAATTTGGAATAAAACTATTGAATGAATAAAGTATTTAGTATtctagaataaaaatacaaataaaaagtattcttaagtatttcaaaaatacattgGACATTGgttgaaaagtatttaaaatacaaaataggaatttaaatacaagtatttgaatacttaacAAGACTGTATAAttggaatacaattttatttttatagttataccaCCATGAATGCACATGTAATTATTCTTAAGTTGTCCactattattcttaatttagaattatacttaaattatttcatataattacttattattaagcctttaaaactgaaattatttgttttttttacacaatttatttaatttactagttcttaactattgtttattgaaactaaatatttactgactttttttaaattatgtttcagAGTGGTCAAAGAAGAAATTGTTGAAGATGATTCTCCATTGCCATGCTTTAACGGTCGTGTTGTTTCATGGGtaggtttatatttaatttcattatttattgtttttttttacccatAGTTActcatagttataatttatgtatttaaatttacatacaaatatattaatctagtacttaaagttattatttcatatttcatttcAGTTGGTTGCTGCTGAAGGTAGTAATATCTCTGATGGAACATCCCAAGGCACAGATTCTGGTCATCATACACATAGAACACAAGGCGATAATCagttagtataaattaaaattgtgtacttctcatatttattatattttacaaaaaaatgtatataatgatatcaactatcactatttaataaattatgtaataaataaaaatatacttacggtaatatatgttaataattatttattttgttagttacctattacaaattacaatttatttaaattaatctttgTATGTGATTATTAGAGCTGGTAAAGCAGTATCTAGAATACATCAAGAAGATATTGGAACATGTACTGATACAGAATCATCAATATCAAGTTCAATACGTCCTGGACATCATCACATGCCTCGTGAAAATCATCATCGTCTAGCAAATCCAAAGTTTCTTAAATATAATGGGTTAGGTATGAATGGCCATCCCAAACAACACAGACCGTATGGTTCATCTTCTATGCTGAGTTCTGAGTTAGAAACAACAAGCTTTTTAGAATCTGACGAGGATGATGCTTCAAGTCGAATTACCACAACAACAGGACGTGCTACTAACATTTCAAGtggtaaattatcattatttttattctttacgataattatataattataaaaaattattttttttattaaaaagctctcattatttcaaaaattattaatgtttttgaaataaaatattgaatcttggacatttatttagttataaattattatataatataatttcttaaagTTAAGATGAGCAtagtagaaatattaaaattattatttttccaaaatttaatttcattacattttgttttgggatactaaattcaaaatatatattgtcatttataaaagtaaaaaacttaaataatgaaAGAAAAACATTCTGTTTGTGGCAGCTtcatgtaaacaaaatattttcaaataggtCGTTAGATAATGTAGtacttttttatgttaaaaaacttatctagtataacaataattcttcatttttattttaacatgtttACTACCCCAAAGGTGATGAAACACACatcgattttaaaatacaaaatatatacagaaaataaagtatattatattataaattcttgaattaaaatttgatgttaagtattttcataaaattaattaatttaaaatagtaaaaactcaaacatgaaaaaataatatttttttaaaattttttttttaaagtgttgatcttattttcataattatttttcttacagaATGGCAGCGTTTAGCGGGTAGTGGTCGTCGCCGAACTCAACAACGGCGCAAACGACACCAAAGACCTGCTGGTCCAGGAGGAATGTGCCGTACATCTTCATTTTCATCAGTTACTGATTCTAGCATGTCATTGAATATAATTACTGTGACTTTAAATATGGATTCTGTTAACTTTTTGGGAATATCGATTGTTGGACAAAGTAATAATGGCGGAGATGGTGGCATTTATGTAGGATCTATCATGAAagggtaatattttaaaattgttaattaattaatatttactattttcttaaatttaaagtggtaaacagaaaaaaagacaaaaaagtctgaaaactaataatatgatattaattattaatccacaataaaaagtttaattttaattttagtggtGCAGTAGCTTTGGATGGTAGAATTGAACCTGGTGATATGATATTACAAGTTAATGAtatcaattttgaaaatatgtcgAATGATCAAGCTGTTCGTGTTTTAAGAGATGTGGTGCAAACTCCtgggtaaataaattatactagtacattatatttgttatataataaaattaatttgtactttGATTTAGGCCCATTAAATTAGTTGTTGCAAAATGTTGGGATCCAAATCCAAAATCATATTTCACTATTCCTCGAACTGAACCGGTTCGACCTATTGATCCTGGTGCATGGGTAGCTCATACTGCTGCAATgagaggtataatattatactatattgtttaGTCTTAAAGGCATttcattgatttataattttaggcgAAACTTATCCTTTACGACCACCATCTGTATCAACAGTTACATCTACTAGTTCTTCTCTAGTGTCAACCATGGCAGAGACAGAAAGTGTGTTAAtgatttttatcattgttttttattttaattatagttaaaaatatattaatgttttctttttctttttacagTAAACGCTGTTTCAACTAATGCATTCAAAGACCTTCAGTTGGACGTTCGTACTACTGATATGCTAAGTATTGTTAGAGCTATGGCTAGACTTGATTCAGGTTTAGAGATCAGAGATAGAATGTGGCTCAAAATTGTTATTCCTAACTCTTTCATTGGTTAGTAaagttatataatgttaaataatattgtttagtttactcaataaaaaatattttattttaggtgttGACGTAGTTGAATGGTTAGAAACACACGTTGATGGATTTCAAGATCGTAGAGAAGCAAGAAAATATGCATCACACATGCTCAAAGCTGGTTACATCAAACATACTGTTAATAAAACCACATTTTCTGAACAATGTTATTACGTATTTGGTGACTTACTCTCTGCaggtatatttttactataaatattttatcattgattaaattctgtagtaataaattaaatgtataatataggtatggaccaaataaaaatagaagGTGAACCAACTGATAATGTAGGTGTTACTAGTCGAGGTGCCTGGGATATGCCATATTCAGGAACTTTTAATCCAAATTCTTCGCCAATGCCATTTAATTACCCAGGTGAACCTCCACGTTACTTGTTTGACAAAGATGAAAGTGGTTcaggtaattttttattttagctaattattgtattataattaatttattcccTCTATTTaatgttaacaataatacatttaattttttatttttataggtggTAGTAGGTCTGGTTCAGAtgtaatgaaacaaaatatgataGGGTTAGCTATGAGTGACCACAGTGGCGGCACAGCTCAACAGAATTCAGTTGCCGCCCCATCAACTGTAGATAAGTCTAGTGGCTCTGAAAAATCTCAAGTGATGGCTCCACCAAATGTACCTACTGACCTTTCAGCTAGTCAACAATCATTCCGTATGGCAATGGGAAATCCTTGTGAGTTCTTTGTAGACGTAatgtaaattatgattattaaggCAGCAAACAATTTATGTTGAGGATTcaagatgtataatatacactagtTTCAATGTTCTATTCACATTTCTTcttcatgtttaaaaaaaaataatattaataactaaacatattatttcctTATTAGAAATGTATgagaaataaattggtattgtttattattgccATGttcaagttatatttttttttttttttttagaatctaaTTTAATCTAGACAATTTTTAggtttaataaattgaatattaattaataaatttcactatgtattttttgtagacaaaagtttttaatgaattcaattgattttttttttttatcaagatctgtttaattgtattttatttttattatgtttattttttgtaacaaaaacataattgaaTTATTCTTATAGATAAACCATAAGTGACAATTTtaacaccttttttttttaaatatttcaaaatttcattaGTGTACGGCCAATTAAATcaagaaataatttaacaattagtaATTGATTCTTTTAGATAACATTGTAAGGCACCAATAAGTAGATATCTATGatctatgatataatttttttaaatgattacaattaattatcttAACTATGAtagttgattaatatttaaaaaaaaatgatttggtttggtattataatttataagtatttataattttaggaagataattcaaaatatattgtattttcataattagTCACATAAACTAAAATTTGTCATTTATGGAGTTTCATTAAAAAGAGTAGAAGCAGTCTTTTTTCttgtttaaattaacaatttttgttttaatgtattgATTGACCCAATGATAGGTAAGAATTCTgtgtaaataaatttgaatttgtcaAAATGTTTAATCATAGTCAACTTTTTTCTCCAAATTTCCCTTCtaacctaataaattattatttataataatcaagcatttgaaatttgtatgtttttactaatatattatgaaactaaatttaaaaaaataataataatcttgtaTAAAAACTAAGAAACAACTTTAGTTTATTCAAGAACTTATCGCATCATTAGGTCAGTGGTATatcaaaagtaaattgtatctgtgaaaattaaaatatatgtacatattgtacataGACAAATGTGCaaccatttgaaaaatatttgttgaactTACCTCTATTACAACATTTTCTGTACGTAACCTCTTTCAATCaccttaaacattaaataaataaaatatattgttaaatatagaaAACTAAAATTGGGTTTAAgtggtaaatataatttgtaagaaTCATTGTTATGTCAATTCAGTTTTCAATtcttattatctaataataattaacaattatcttACCATGGTATGATTTTAAagaaactaattataattatttaactcgtTTTTATATGAAGAAGAACAATTTTGTCtaatcaacatattattttaataattttattcttttaaaaaattaatatttttaattatttgattttgtttgatataatatattcaacaagTATTACAATAATGGCTTCTTCTCTTTAGCtgtcgtatatttttatttaaacaataattgcttaataatatttcagacaCTAAAGTTTATACACTGATTTTATTTCTGTTATCGTGGTTATAAGATTGTAAATAGTTTTTTCTATTAGCCATAATAATTTAGCTAACAGTAAACGgcctaacatatttttaactgtaaaataatacataaaagatacacataacaaattatgaacagtcaattatttacttttgatgTTCATATATACAAAATCtggtaactaataaataattttgtggaACTTATTCCTCATACATAGTTTATTCCTCGGAATTTGTGAAGTACATTAActgtattgatatatttttttttttttttattagcatttaagttttaacacatattttactGTTACAACATAAGACTGTGATAAAATAATCCAAACtcagtttttaaatttggttaattgctttatttttatgtttatataagttTTCCGATATgaagacatttttttgttttttgatacaGGGTAAGAATTATCAATGTATACGTTGTGTATTTTATGGTGGCATAACCTTTtatgcttttaatattttattatttttatttaatgtgtttaaaattgaaaataagtaaataactgtTGCAtgccaaattattatttatactgtctGAGTGACTTTTTtgtaacaattattgtaatgtacCTAATAAATCTTCTTTCTGTAGCCAAACCAAgacttattaattaaaagtagaatagacaaataaaataaaatttttttttaaaaaaaaacccttgtaactaataactattcattttgtaaaaaatatattgtatacatttaatttgtttttttttcaagttatatataaaactaatagttATGAaccattgatttttataatatattcagttatttttattaacatagtgTATGAAAccaagaatataaattatagttttaataaaagtaatttgtagatttcttttatattagtttaaattcagaaggatacattttaaaaacataaatataatttatgaatattctcATGaatcatttattgtatttttccaTTGAATTAAGTAttgcttatttttttgttgataatgtACAATTTCTTGtccttgtaaaaaaaaaaaaatgatattaaatattatattataatattttatgatttaatttagtatttcttATTTGtctataattcatttaagattCAAAACCTGTAACAAtccatttaagaaatatatacacacacattcattaagtatattaagtatacaattcaaaat is a genomic window of Rhopalosiphum padi isolate XX-2018 chromosome 4, ASM2088224v1, whole genome shotgun sequence containing:
- the LOC132929213 gene encoding segment polarity protein dishevelled homolog DVL-3, translated to MEETKVIYHIDDEDTPYLVKLPIAADKVTLADFKNVLNRPNYKFFFKSMDDDFGVVKEEIVEDDSPLPCFNGRVVSWLVAAEGSNISDGTSQGTDSGHHTHRTQGDNQAGKAVSRIHQEDIGTCTDTESSISSSIRPGHHHMPRENHHRLANPKFLKYNGLGMNGHPKQHRPYGSSSMLSSELETTSFLESDEDDASSRITTTTGRATNISSEWQRLAGSGRRRTQQRRKRHQRPAGPGGMCRTSSFSSVTDSSMSLNIITVTLNMDSVNFLGISIVGQSNNGGDGGIYVGSIMKGGAVALDGRIEPGDMILQVNDINFENMSNDQAVRVLRDVVQTPGPIKLVVAKCWDPNPKSYFTIPRTEPVRPIDPGAWVAHTAAMRGETYPLRPPSVSTVTSTSSSLVSTMAETEINAVSTNAFKDLQLDVRTTDMLSIVRAMARLDSGLEIRDRMWLKIVIPNSFIGVDVVEWLETHVDGFQDRREARKYASHMLKAGYIKHTVNKTTFSEQCYYVFGDLLSAGMDQIKIEGEPTDNVGVTSRGAWDMPYSGTFNPNSSPMPFNYPGEPPRYLFDKDESGSGGSRSGSDVMKQNMIGLAMSDHSGGTAQQNSVAAPSTVDKSSGSEKSQVMAPPNVPTDLSASQQSFRMAMGNPCEFFVDVM